In the Cydia fagiglandana chromosome 5, ilCydFagi1.1, whole genome shotgun sequence genome, one interval contains:
- the LOC134664352 gene encoding terpene synthase isoform X1, with amino-acid sequence MSQAFTKSGDKAHDEKILMPYTYILQVPGKQIRTKLTCAFNNWLNISDEKLKAVGEIVQMLHNSSLLVDDIQDNSILRRGIPVAHSIYGVASTINAANYVMIIALEKTLELGHPMATAVYTEQLLELHRGQGMEIYWRDNFRCPSEEEYKEMTVKKTGGLFMLAIRLMQLFSENKADFSKLSAILGLYFQIRDDYCNLCLQEYSENKSFCEDLTEGKFSFPIIHAIHNQDGDNQVLHILRQRTRDVEVKRYCIALLERLGSFRYTRDTLARLDAAAREEVARLGGNQDLENLLDELLSWQRPEDV; translated from the exons ATGTCTCAAGCATTCACTAAGAGCGGCGACAAAGCTCATGATGAG AAAATCCTCATGCCTTACACATACATCTTGCAAGTGCCGGGCAAGCAGATCCGGACCAAGCTCACCTGTGCATTCAACAACTGGCTCAACATTTCTGATGAGAAGCTTAAGGCTGTCGGAGAAATAGTCCAGATGCTGCACAACTCTAGTTTACT GGTAGACGACATTCAAGACAACTCAATACTTCGTCGAGGTATCCCCGTAGCACATTCCATCTACGGCGTGGCTAGCACGATCAATGCGGCCAACTACGTCATGATAATAGCGCTAGAGAAGACTTTGGAATTAGGGCATCCGATG GCTACAGCAGTGTACACAGAGCAGCTTCTGGAACTACACAGAGGGCAGGGCATGGAGATCTACTGGAGAGACAACTTCCGCTGTCCATCGGAGGAGGAATACAAGGAGATGACTGTTAAAA AAACCGGCGGGTTGTTCATGCTGGCCATCCGGCTCATGCAGCTGTTTAGTGAGAACAAGGCGGACTTCAGCAAATTGTCCGCCATCTTGGGTCTGTACTTCCAGATCAGGGACGACTACTGCAATCTGTGTCTACAGGAG TACTCAGAGAACAAGAGTTTCTGCGAGGACCTGACGGAAGGCAAGTTCAGCTTCCCAATCATCCACGCCATTCACAATCAAGACGGCGACAACCAAGTGCTTC ATATCCTCCGGCAACGGACCCGAGACGTCGAGGTAAAGCGATACTGCATCGCCTTGCTCGAGCGGCTCGGCAGCTTCCGATACACGCGCGACACACTAGCACGACTCGACGCCGCTGCCAGAGAAGAG GTGGCCCGCCTAGGTGGTAACCAAGACTTAGAAAACCTTCTCGACGAGCTACTGAGCTGGCAGCGGCCTGAAGACGTCTAA
- the LOC134664352 gene encoding terpene synthase isoform X2 yields MPYTYILQVPGKQIRTKLTCAFNNWLNISDEKLKAVGEIVQMLHNSSLLVDDIQDNSILRRGIPVAHSIYGVASTINAANYVMIIALEKTLELGHPMATAVYTEQLLELHRGQGMEIYWRDNFRCPSEEEYKEMTVKKTGGLFMLAIRLMQLFSENKADFSKLSAILGLYFQIRDDYCNLCLQEYSENKSFCEDLTEGKFSFPIIHAIHNQDGDNQVLHILRQRTRDVEVKRYCIALLERLGSFRYTRDTLARLDAAAREEVARLGGNQDLENLLDELLSWQRPEDV; encoded by the exons ATGCCTTACACATACATCTTGCAAGTGCCGGGCAAGCAGATCCGGACCAAGCTCACCTGTGCATTCAACAACTGGCTCAACATTTCTGATGAGAAGCTTAAGGCTGTCGGAGAAATAGTCCAGATGCTGCACAACTCTAGTTTACT GGTAGACGACATTCAAGACAACTCAATACTTCGTCGAGGTATCCCCGTAGCACATTCCATCTACGGCGTGGCTAGCACGATCAATGCGGCCAACTACGTCATGATAATAGCGCTAGAGAAGACTTTGGAATTAGGGCATCCGATG GCTACAGCAGTGTACACAGAGCAGCTTCTGGAACTACACAGAGGGCAGGGCATGGAGATCTACTGGAGAGACAACTTCCGCTGTCCATCGGAGGAGGAATACAAGGAGATGACTGTTAAAA AAACCGGCGGGTTGTTCATGCTGGCCATCCGGCTCATGCAGCTGTTTAGTGAGAACAAGGCGGACTTCAGCAAATTGTCCGCCATCTTGGGTCTGTACTTCCAGATCAGGGACGACTACTGCAATCTGTGTCTACAGGAG TACTCAGAGAACAAGAGTTTCTGCGAGGACCTGACGGAAGGCAAGTTCAGCTTCCCAATCATCCACGCCATTCACAATCAAGACGGCGACAACCAAGTGCTTC ATATCCTCCGGCAACGGACCCGAGACGTCGAGGTAAAGCGATACTGCATCGCCTTGCTCGAGCGGCTCGGCAGCTTCCGATACACGCGCGACACACTAGCACGACTCGACGCCGCTGCCAGAGAAGAG GTGGCCCGCCTAGGTGGTAACCAAGACTTAGAAAACCTTCTCGACGAGCTACTGAGCTGGCAGCGGCCTGAAGACGTCTAA
- the LOC134664353 gene encoding uncharacterized protein LOC134664353 — MSARNYLSAREKNINRYIDSLPHINSQKFNYRSELPALSASKNNVVNRNLNYSFEVPYRLGSAERPTTPFSDFFSESETGTPDFRSEESDSSAGSALLRSTAEATRTLAAEWERIERTLYNEEGEKSNRPQIIEECKQWRQLHPQLRVIGKAISLPEKRPSFRGIEHDEVIAMHYSDYEEFSESEERLSQSSTDVTPQNSPRISIENLSETKMHREKVNLFSMFEEEHELPDSFCSLLHITPIQIRSPLQRKRQNPFIKSEIASSRWMRNSRPESSVNYDRNSAKSFVSLDPSNYVTAMSASERKNIINGRVITAKSRDLAKLEPLHTPEYYDTHRLPSAFGQHNNVRKVSLPPLLLEEEKRKVSAGKKHMKTRKSSKHVYNLDRVK; from the exons ATGTCTGCGCGTAATTATTTATCGGCCCGTGAAAAGAATATCAACAGATACATAGATTCCTTGCCGCATATAAATTCGCAGAAGTTTAATTACCGTTCTGAGCTGCCTGCCCTATCGGCTAGCAAGAATAATGTTGTAAATCGTAATCTAAACTATTCTTTCGAAGTGCCTTATCGCTTGGGCAGTGCTGAGAGGCCTACTACTCCATTTTCAGACTTCTTTTCGGAAAGTGAGACAG GAACCCCAGATTTTCGCAGTGAAGAAAGTGACAGCAGTGCGGGCTCAGCATTATTAAGAAGCACAGCGGAAGCCACGAGGACCTTGGCGGCAGAGTGGGAGAGGATAGAGCGGACTCTGTACAATGAGGAAGGGGAGAAAAGCAACCGGCCACAAATCATTGAGGAGTGCAAGCAGTGGCGGCAGTTGCATCCACAGCTTAG GGTCATCGGCAAAGCTATATCGTTACCAGAAAAGCGGCCATCTTTCAGAGGAATCGAACATGACGAGGTAATAGCTATGCACTACAGTGACTATGAAGAATTCAGTGAAAGCGAGGAACGCCTGTCCCAGAGCAGCACCGACGTCACACCTCAAAACTCCCCAAGAATATCCATAGAAAACCTGAGTGAGACCAAAATGCACCGTGAAAAGGTAAATCTATTTTCTATGTTTGAAGAAGAGCATGAGCTTCCTGACTCATTTTGCTCGCTGCTACACATTACACCGATACAAATACGGAGTCCATTACAAAGGAAACGACAGAATCCTTTTATAAAATCGGAAATCGCGTCGTCCCGCTGGATGCGAAACTCGCGACCCGAATCCTCGGTAAACTATGATCGGAACAGTGCAAAGTCTTTTGTTTCTTTGGATCCATCCAATTATGTTACGGCTATGAGCGCTTCGGAGcgcaaaaatataataaatggcAGAGTTATCACGGCGAAAAGTAGAGATTTGGCCAAATTGGAGCCGCTACATACTCCTGAGTACTATGACACTCACAGGTTACCCAGTGCGTTTGGCCAGCATAATAATGTGAGAAAGGTTTCGCTTCCACCATTATTACTTGAGGAAGAAAAACGGAAAGTTAGTGCAGGGAAAAAACATATGAAAACGAGGAAATCATCAAAACACGTGTATAATTTGGACAGGGTTAAGTAA